In the Phaseolus vulgaris cultivar G19833 chromosome 7, P. vulgaris v2.0, whole genome shotgun sequence genome, one interval contains:
- the LOC137830182 gene encoding ADP-ribosylation factor-like isoform X1 has protein sequence MGLSFTKLFSRLFAKKEMRILMVGLDAAGKTTILYKLKLGEIVTTIPTIGFNVETVEYKNISFTVWDVGGQDKIRPLWRHYFQNTQGLIFVVDSNDRDRVVEARDELHRMLNEDELRDAVLLVFANKQDLPNAMNAAEITDKLGLHSLRQRHWYIQSTCATSGEGLYEGLDWLSNNIANKVNAE, from the exons ATGGGGCTGTCCTTCACCAAGTTGTTCAGCCGGCTGTTTGCCAAGAAAGAGATGCGTATACTCATGGTGGGTCTCGATGCTGCGGGTAAGACCACCATTCTGTACAAGCTCAAGCTTGGAGAGATTGTCACCACCATTCCCACCATTG GGTTTAACGTGGAAACTGTGGAATATAAGAACATCAGCTTCACTGTTTGGGATGTGGGGGGCCAGGACAAG ATCCGCCCATTGTGGAGACATTACttccaaaatacccaaggactTATCTTTGTGGTTGACAGCAATGACAGGGACCGAGTTGTTGAAGCTAGGGATGAGCTGCATAGAATGCTGAATGAG GATGAGTTGAGAGATGCCGTGCTTCTAGTTTTTGCCAACAAGCAAGATCTTCCAAATGCTATGAATGCTGCGGAGATTACTGATAAGCTTGGTCTTCATTCCCTCCGCCAGCGTCACTG GTATATCCAGAGCACATGCGCCACATCTGGTGAAGGGCTTTACGAAGGACTGGACTGGCTCTCAAACAACATTGCAAACAAGGTTAATGCCGAATGA
- the LOC137830183 gene encoding transcription factor MYB2-like has product MDANCGSLVETQAKMQHSENEMLGLRKGPWTVDEDTILVNYIATHGEGHWNSLAPSAGLRRSGKSCRLRWLNYLRPDVRRGNITLQEQILILDLHSRWGNRWSKIAQHLPGRTDNEIKNYWRTRVIKQAKQLRCDVNSKQFRDTLRYVWMPRLLERVQPTSQILHPQMDPGPSEIPGFLQQTGFHGLDSVTEWDKGNHPTGSYSDSSSVELQVYSNSDHSDSSGSGSGFDMWGSLNMQMLEEGSVGVNRWKVCGMISN; this is encoded by the exons ATGGATGCTAACTGTGGGTCCCTAGTAGAGACACAAGCCAAGATGCAACATAGTGAAAACGAGATGTTAGGCCTCAGAAAAGGTCCATGGACGGTTGACGAGGACACCATTCTGGTCAATTACATCGCCACCCATGGTGAAGGTCACTGGAATTCCCTCGCACCATCTGCAG GTTTGAGGAGGAGTGGGAAGAGTTGCAGATTAAGGTGGCTAAACTACTTGCGCCCCGATGTGCGGCGTGGAAACATCACACTCCAAGAACAAATACTAATTCTCGACCTTCACTCTCGGTGGGGCAACAG GTGGTCGAAGATTGCTCAGCACCTGCCAGGAAGAACGGACAATGAAATAAAGAACTATTGGAGGACGAGAGTGATAAAACAGGCGAAGCAACTAAGGTGCGATGTAAACAGCAAACAGTTCAGAGACACGTTGCGTTATGTGTGGATGCCGCGCTTACTGGAGCGGGTTCAGCCCACATCGCAAATTCTCCACCCTCAGATGGACCCGGGCCCAAGTGAAATTCCGGGCTTTCTTCAACAAACCGGGTTTCACGGTTTAGATTCGGTGACGGAGTGGGATAAAGGGAACCACCCCACCGGTTCTTACTCGGACTCATCGTCCGTGGAGCTCCAAGTTTACTCCAATTCAGACCATAGCGATTCTTCGGGTTCGGGTTCGGGTTTCGATATGTGGGGAAGTTTGAACATGCAGATGTTGGAAGAAGGAAGCGTGGGGGTGAATCGTTGGAAAGTTTGTGGAATGATCTCGAATTAA
- the LOC137829410 gene encoding protein NIM1-INTERACTING 1-like, producing MENKKREARDDDDRDDGNDEMKMEKFYSLLRSFRDARDRRRRELMELEKNESNRKKMKAATTTTKPKAEVAFEFQDFTTDIHFRKPPLVFPNPISCDTSRGINKGKKIKEQQDLALDLKLSL from the coding sequence atgGAAAATAAGAAGAGAGAGGCGAGGGACGATGACGATCGCGACGACGGCAACGATGAGATGAAGATGGAGAAGTTTTACTCGCTCTTGAGGAGCTTCCGCGACGCGCGTGATCGGCGACGAAGGGAATTGATGGAATTGGAGAAGAATGAGAGCAACCGGAAAAAGATGAAGGCCGCTACCACCACAACCAAGCCCAAGGCAGAAGTTGCTTTCGAATTTCAAGACTTTACCACAGATATTCATTTCAGAAAACCACCTTTGGTTTTTCCCAATCCAATTTCGTGCGACACAAGCAGAGGCATCAACAAAGGGAAGAAGATCAAAGAACAACAGGATCTCGCTCTCGATCTCAAACTCTCTCTCTAG
- the LOC137830182 gene encoding ADP-ribosylation factor-like isoform X2, which translates to MGLSFTKLFSRLFAKKEMRILMVGLDAAGKTTILYKLKLGEIVTTIPTIGFNVETVEYKNISFTVWDVGGQDKIRPLWRHYFQNTQGLIFVVDSNDRDRVVEARDELHRMLNEDELRDAVLLVFANKQDLPNAMNAAEITDKLGLHSLRQRHWYIQSTCATSGEGLYEGLDWLSNNIANKA; encoded by the exons ATGGGGCTGTCCTTCACCAAGTTGTTCAGCCGGCTGTTTGCCAAGAAAGAGATGCGTATACTCATGGTGGGTCTCGATGCTGCGGGTAAGACCACCATTCTGTACAAGCTCAAGCTTGGAGAGATTGTCACCACCATTCCCACCATTG GGTTTAACGTGGAAACTGTGGAATATAAGAACATCAGCTTCACTGTTTGGGATGTGGGGGGCCAGGACAAG ATCCGCCCATTGTGGAGACATTACttccaaaatacccaaggactTATCTTTGTGGTTGACAGCAATGACAGGGACCGAGTTGTTGAAGCTAGGGATGAGCTGCATAGAATGCTGAATGAG GATGAGTTGAGAGATGCCGTGCTTCTAGTTTTTGCCAACAAGCAAGATCTTCCAAATGCTATGAATGCTGCGGAGATTACTGATAAGCTTGGTCTTCATTCCCTCCGCCAGCGTCACTG GTATATCCAGAGCACATGCGCCACATCTGGTGAAGGGCTTTACGAAGGACTGGACTGGCTCTCAAACAACATTGCAAACAAG GCATAG